The following proteins come from a genomic window of Vallitaleaceae bacterium 9-2:
- a CDS encoding phage tail protein translates to MIGSFGEAIFEVSDKRIHTFTGFSRNVSIRKETHNSIGQKPKTEVIGPELDSISFTITLNKNLGIDVRQEMDRWVGLVREGEAHMLIIGNKALGVDLWLAESIGESWDIISVNGTIISGKINVTLQEYVR, encoded by the coding sequence ATGATAGGTTCTTTTGGAGAGGCAATATTTGAAGTATCAGACAAACGCATACATACATTTACTGGATTTTCTCGAAATGTCAGTATTCGAAAAGAAACACATAATAGTATTGGACAAAAACCAAAAACAGAAGTCATTGGCCCGGAATTAGATTCTATTTCATTTACAATCACGCTTAATAAAAACTTAGGGATTGATGTAAGACAAGAGATGGATCGGTGGGTAGGCTTGGTTAGAGAAGGGGAAGCTCACATGCTTATCATTGGAAACAAAGCACTTGGTGTTGATCTATGGCTGGCGGAGAGTATCGGCGAATCTTGGGATATAATCAGTGTCAATGGTACGATTATATCCGGGAAAATTAACGTGACGCTTCAAGAGTATGTGAGGTGA